In one window of Sediminispirochaeta bajacaliforniensis DSM 16054 DNA:
- the dxr gene encoding 1-deoxy-D-xylulose-5-phosphate reductoisomerase: MHTKKVMLLGASGSIGSATLDILRSHPDLYTLVAASAHSSEEALKTVVREFGPKAATLSGPVRNVDLSESFPSLRFYRGREGLFKMIEEVDADIVVNGIAGAAGLEPSWRAIRSGKDLALANKETIVTSGPLIRHEARKLQRKILPVDSEHSAIFHLLEHQEPEFVEELVITASGGPFLHRPLESFSSIRPEEALKHPTWNMGGKITIDSATMANKGLEFIEAHYLFDVDPDHIKVVIHPQSMVHSLIRTTDGSLFAQISRPDMRIPIQNALSYPQLISCPFGRLELAGASFSFHEPQEKRYPLLFIAIDAIKAGGAYPIAYNAADELAVQAFVEHQIGYCTISEVVRQLLERDWSSSPVSLEEVLETDQRARTIAGEILKNFGGR; the protein is encoded by the coding sequence ATGCACACAAAAAAGGTTATGCTACTCGGAGCCAGTGGATCGATTGGCTCCGCGACGCTCGATATTCTCCGATCACATCCCGATCTTTACACCCTTGTCGCTGCTTCCGCACATAGTTCCGAGGAAGCTCTCAAGACTGTGGTTCGTGAGTTCGGCCCGAAGGCAGCCACGCTTTCAGGCCCCGTTCGAAACGTCGACCTTTCCGAAAGCTTTCCATCCCTTCGTTTCTATCGGGGTCGCGAGGGTTTGTTCAAGATGATAGAAGAAGTCGATGCAGATATCGTGGTAAACGGAATTGCCGGGGCGGCGGGGCTCGAACCCTCCTGGCGTGCAATACGGTCGGGAAAGGATCTTGCCCTTGCAAATAAGGAAACCATCGTCACCTCAGGCCCCTTGATCAGGCACGAGGCAAGAAAGCTACAGAGAAAAATCCTACCCGTCGATTCCGAGCATTCGGCCATCTTTCACCTCCTTGAGCACCAGGAGCCGGAGTTTGTCGAGGAACTTGTTATTACCGCGAGTGGAGGGCCTTTCCTCCATCGCCCCCTGGAAAGTTTCTCCTCCATACGTCCCGAGGAGGCCCTCAAACACCCTACATGGAACATGGGTGGGAAAATCACCATAGACTCGGCAACCATGGCAAACAAGGGCCTTGAGTTTATAGAGGCTCACTACCTTTTCGACGTAGACCCCGATCATATCAAGGTGGTCATCCATCCGCAAAGCATGGTTCATTCCTTGATACGGACCACAGATGGTTCGCTGTTCGCTCAAATCAGTAGGCCTGACATGCGTATTCCAATTCAGAATGCACTCTCCTATCCCCAGCTCATCTCTTGCCCATTCGGCAGGCTTGAGTTGGCAGGGGCCAGTTTTTCGTTTCATGAGCCGCAGGAAAAGCGATATCCGCTTCTTTTCATCGCCATAGATGCGATAAAAGCAGGAGGTGCTTATCCAATTGCATACAACGCGGCCGATGAACTTGCGGTGCAGGCCTTTGTAGAACATCAGATAGGCTATTGTACAATCAGCGAAGTGGTACGACAGCTGCTCGAAAGGGATTGGAGCAGTAGCCCGGTATCTCTCGAGGAGGTTCTCGAAACGGACCAGCGGGCGAGAACTATTGCCGGAGAGATTCTGAAAAATTTCGGAGGAAGATAA
- the tsf gene encoding translation elongation factor Ts, which yields MEIKAADVKKLRDKTGAGMMDCKKALTESGGDFAKAEKHLKELGLAAAAKRSGRATNEGRVFSKVEDKRAGLLELACETDFVARNKDFIKLGEELLGLVINKGYTEINADLEERVKDTISTIKENMSIKRFTSLEIADNEMVTDYIHGEGGIGVLVKLKAEKPELLGEDSVKTFAFDAALHIAAFNPLYLDRSKVDEKYRKEQEEIFRKQAEHLGKPEKVLAGIVQGKLNKHYSEICLLDQGFVKDEKQSVSKVLAQLSKEVGGKLEIVDFRYYRVGDEN from the coding sequence GTGGAAATCAAAGCAGCCGATGTTAAGAAACTGAGAGACAAAACTGGTGCCGGCATGATGGACTGCAAAAAGGCACTTACCGAAAGCGGCGGCGACTTTGCCAAAGCAGAAAAGCATCTCAAAGAGCTTGGCCTTGCCGCCGCGGCAAAGCGAAGTGGCCGGGCGACCAATGAAGGTCGGGTATTTTCCAAGGTTGAGGATAAGCGGGCCGGGCTTCTCGAACTTGCCTGTGAAACAGACTTTGTCGCCAGAAATAAAGATTTCATCAAGCTTGGTGAGGAACTTCTTGGCCTTGTTATCAACAAAGGCTATACCGAAATCAATGCCGACCTTGAAGAACGGGTAAAGGACACCATCAGTACCATCAAAGAAAATATGAGCATCAAGCGTTTCACAAGCCTTGAGATTGCCGATAACGAGATGGTGACCGACTATATTCACGGAGAGGGCGGTATCGGTGTACTCGTCAAACTAAAGGCTGAAAAGCCGGAACTCCTCGGTGAGGATTCCGTAAAGACCTTTGCCTTTGATGCGGCATTGCACATTGCAGCATTCAATCCCCTCTACCTCGATCGGTCGAAGGTCGACGAAAAGTATAGGAAGGAGCAGGAAGAGATTTTCCGTAAGCAGGCGGAACATCTTGGAAAGCCCGAAAAGGTGCTTGCCGGTATCGTCCAGGGAAAGCTCAACAAGCACTATTCCGAGATATGTCTGCTTGACCAGGGATTTGTAAAAGACGAAAAACAGAGCGTAAGTAAGGTTCTTGCCCAACTTTCCAAAGAGGTTGGCGGCAAGCTTGAGATTGTCGATTTTCGTTACTACCGGGTCGGCGACGAAAACTAA
- a CDS encoding phosphatidate cytidylyltransferase — protein MNNFVQRVILFFIGIPALLASILLFPNQPLPLWNLLVVIFSGIAGSEAALLFRPELKKQEVILSGLTIALLTASAFFELIFQAFEFVIPTLIILLLFLLIPVALAGLKDLPSLIAGTVSRIALLAYPGMFLIFLVKISSLQYPRLKILLFLTLIFSNDTFAYLAGRSFGKRSRHPFAVSPNKTVAGFIGGFIGSAAAGSLFLFLAPEALPFSLPTALPFFFLIACTANLGDLVESACKRAAGVKDSGRFMLGRGGVLDSTDSVLFSAPFFYYIVLLFCR, from the coding sequence GTGAATAATTTCGTACAACGGGTCATCCTCTTTTTCATTGGGATTCCGGCGCTTCTGGCCTCGATTCTACTCTTTCCGAATCAGCCGCTTCCGCTTTGGAATCTTCTCGTCGTTATTTTTTCCGGCATTGCAGGGTCGGAAGCAGCCTTACTTTTTCGCCCCGAGTTGAAAAAACAAGAGGTAATCCTCTCCGGACTCACCATAGCCCTTTTGACGGCATCGGCTTTTTTCGAACTGATTTTTCAGGCCTTCGAGTTCGTCATTCCCACGCTCATTATCCTTCTGCTTTTTCTCCTTATCCCCGTTGCCTTAGCAGGCCTAAAAGACCTTCCATCATTGATTGCGGGGACCGTATCGAGGATCGCACTATTGGCTTATCCCGGCATGTTTTTGATCTTCCTTGTCAAAATTTCCTCTCTGCAATATCCAAGATTGAAGATTCTTCTCTTTCTCACCCTCATCTTTAGTAACGACACATTTGCCTATCTTGCGGGCAGAAGCTTCGGCAAACGTTCACGCCACCCATTTGCCGTCAGTCCGAATAAAACCGTCGCGGGTTTCATCGGCGGCTTCATCGGTTCGGCGGCAGCAGGTTCCCTATTCCTCTTCCTTGCGCCCGAAGCCCTACCCTTTTCTCTTCCGACTGCCCTGCCCTTTTTTTTCCTGATCGCGTGCACGGCAAATCTCGGCGACCTTGTCGAGTCCGCATGCAAGCGTGCGGCAGGCGTAAAAGATTCGGGACGTTTCATGCTTGGCAGAGGAGGCGTTCTCGACTCTACAGATTCCGTCCTTTTCAGTGCACCGTTTTTTTATTATATTGTCCTTCTATTCTGCCGCTGA
- the frr gene encoding ribosome recycling factor — MDKVLKDAESRMKKSISALGDDFNGLRTGRASAALFDKIKVDYYGQSTPLSQAATISVPEARLVVIQPWDKGLLGEIERAIQKSELSVNPNNDGKVIRINIPPLTEERRKELVKVAKNQAEQCKVAIRNIRRDANEELKKIQKSGDISEDEEKRGADEIQKLTDKYVEEAGKLLETKEQEIMEV, encoded by the coding sequence ATGGATAAAGTATTGAAAGACGCTGAATCACGAATGAAAAAGAGTATTTCGGCCCTTGGCGATGATTTTAACGGTCTGAGAACGGGCCGTGCTTCTGCTGCCCTCTTCGATAAGATCAAGGTTGATTATTACGGCCAAAGCACTCCCCTCTCACAAGCCGCAACAATATCGGTACCCGAAGCCAGGTTGGTTGTTATTCAACCTTGGGACAAGGGACTTCTCGGAGAGATTGAGCGGGCAATCCAGAAATCGGAACTTTCGGTAAACCCAAATAACGATGGAAAAGTAATCAGAATCAACATTCCACCGTTAACAGAGGAACGGCGCAAGGAACTGGTTAAGGTTGCCAAGAATCAGGCCGAACAGTGTAAGGTTGCCATCAGAAATATCCGCAGGGATGCAAATGAAGAGCTAAAAAAAATCCAGAAAAGCGGCGATATCAGCGAAGACGAAGAAAAGCGTGGTGCCGACGAAATCCAGAAGCTTACCGACAAATATGTTGAAGAGGCGGGAAAACTGCTTGAAACAAAAGAGCAGGAGATCATGGAGGTATAG
- the rpsB gene encoding 30S ribosomal protein S2, producing MSVVSMKSLLESGVHFGHQTKRWDPRMKKYIFAERNGIHIIDLQKTIVKIKEAYDMVREQVKEGRSILFVGTKKQAQQAIENEAKRCGMFYVNNRWLGGMLTNFTTIKKSIHRLKKIEKMEVDGTFESLTKKEIAKLNKERSRLEKNLGGIKEMKDLPGAIFIIDTRKESIAVAEARRMGIPIIAVVDTNCNPDVVDFPIPGNDDAIRAITLFTKVISDAVIDADNEIGIEIIDSLQDEEEDGAAEKGKEAEETEEDDVAAEYDSEAGLGSVEVEESAEAKEDDEEVAYSSEYDIEDEDE from the coding sequence TTGTCTGTAGTAAGCATGAAGAGTCTGCTTGAATCAGGTGTGCATTTCGGCCACCAGACCAAGCGCTGGGATCCCCGAATGAAGAAGTACATCTTTGCCGAACGAAACGGGATTCACATCATCGATCTTCAGAAGACCATTGTCAAAATTAAAGAAGCCTACGACATGGTTAGGGAACAGGTTAAAGAAGGCCGTTCCATCCTTTTTGTAGGCACGAAAAAACAGGCCCAGCAGGCAATCGAAAACGAGGCCAAGCGTTGCGGCATGTTCTATGTCAACAATCGTTGGCTCGGTGGTATGCTCACCAATTTCACCACCATAAAAAAATCGATCCACCGTCTCAAGAAAATTGAAAAGATGGAGGTCGACGGCACCTTTGAAAGCCTCACGAAAAAAGAAATCGCAAAGCTAAATAAGGAACGTTCCCGCCTTGAAAAGAACCTCGGCGGTATCAAGGAAATGAAGGATCTTCCCGGTGCCATCTTTATCATCGACACGAGAAAAGAATCTATCGCCGTTGCGGAGGCCCGCAGAATGGGCATCCCCATCATAGCCGTAGTAGATACAAACTGTAATCCCGATGTAGTCGATTTTCCGATTCCCGGAAACGATGATGCCATCAGGGCCATCACCCTTTTCACAAAAGTGATCTCCGATGCTGTTATCGATGCCGACAACGAAATCGGTATTGAGATCATTGATTCTCTCCAGGACGAAGAAGAGGATGGGGCAGCTGAAAAGGGCAAAGAAGCGGAAGAAACGGAAGAAGACGATGTAGCTGCCGAATATGACAGCGAAGCGGGCCTAGGAAGCGTCGAGGTCGAAGAATCGGCAGAAGCAAAAGAGGACGATGAAGAGGTCGCCTACTCTTCCGAGTATGATATTGAAGATGAAGATGAGTAA
- a CDS encoding Maf family protein, with protein sequence MPPIFPSNSSLILASASPRRKELLSRLGIPFEVKALNTPEPLDQSPPSEQVVRLALAKLEAFRSTYPTTKRPILCADTCVDIDGRILGKPSNEEEAEKMLFRLSGRWHRVITALALGLEGEPPIIKSAVTEVRFAKLTKAEVHWYIETGEWRDVAGAYRIQEQGALLIEEIRGCFYNVMGLPLRLVYGMLRDTVPDVFPNP encoded by the coding sequence ATGCCTCCAATTTTCCCCTCCAATTCCTCTCTTATTCTCGCCTCAGCCTCTCCCAGAAGAAAAGAGCTTCTCTCTCGTTTGGGCATTCCTTTTGAGGTAAAGGCCTTGAATACCCCGGAACCGCTTGATCAATCCCCGCCGTCGGAGCAGGTCGTTCGACTGGCGCTCGCAAAGTTGGAAGCCTTCCGCAGCACATATCCGACAACGAAACGCCCGATACTTTGCGCCGATACCTGTGTTGATATAGATGGCCGGATTCTTGGTAAGCCGTCGAACGAAGAAGAAGCGGAAAAGATGCTGTTCCGGCTTTCGGGAAGATGGCACAGGGTCATCACGGCCCTTGCTCTCGGCCTTGAGGGAGAGCCGCCTATCATTAAAAGCGCTGTAACCGAGGTCCGCTTTGCCAAGCTCACAAAAGCAGAGGTCCATTGGTACATAGAGACCGGAGAGTGGCGGGACGTCGCCGGGGCCTATCGCATCCAGGAGCAGGGAGCCCTGCTCATTGAAGAGATCCGAGGCTGTTTCTATAATGTGATGGGCTTGCCTTTACGCCTTGTTTATGGCATGCTTCGTGATACGGTACCGGATGTATTTCCCAATCCGTAA
- the uppS gene encoding polyprenyl diphosphate synthase: MDQLRPIPKHIGIIMDGNGRWAERRGKPRSFGHKSGTDTAKKVITSAIEMGIEWLTLYVFSTENWKRPEREVRFLMELIRRYMKSEAPFYHKNKIRLHHLGDPERLPEEIRREIVEASEATSHYDRLHLALAINYGGRDEILRSFQRWVTAKLEKGETISAAPTFEEFSVYLDLPEAPSPDLIIRTAGEQRMSNFLLWESAYSEYYFSEVLWPDFDGEELSKAIEFYRGRKRKYGGVG; the protein is encoded by the coding sequence GTGGATCAGTTGCGTCCGATTCCCAAACATATTGGGATCATTATGGATGGGAACGGCCGATGGGCGGAACGCCGGGGTAAACCCCGCTCCTTCGGTCATAAGAGCGGAACAGATACCGCCAAAAAGGTCATAACAAGTGCCATTGAAATGGGAATCGAATGGCTCACCCTTTATGTTTTTTCCACCGAGAACTGGAAACGTCCGGAGCGCGAGGTTCGTTTTCTCATGGAACTTATTCGGCGGTACATGAAGTCAGAGGCCCCCTTTTACCATAAAAACAAGATCCGTTTGCATCATCTGGGAGATCCTGAACGACTTCCGGAAGAAATTCGTCGCGAAATCGTAGAAGCAAGTGAGGCAACCAGCCACTATGATCGCCTCCATCTCGCTCTCGCCATCAATTATGGAGGCAGAGACGAAATTCTCCGAAGCTTTCAACGTTGGGTTACGGCTAAACTCGAAAAGGGAGAAACCATCTCGGCCGCTCCCACCTTTGAAGAGTTTTCCGTCTATCTTGATCTGCCGGAGGCCCCTTCTCCCGATCTTATTATCAGAACGGCGGGAGAACAGCGGATGAGTAATTTTTTGTTATGGGAAAGTGCCTATTCGGAATACTATTTCAGTGAGGTACTATGGCCCGATTTTGACGGAGAGGAGTTGTCGAAGGCCATCGAATTCTATCGCGGCAGAAAACGAAAATACGGTGGTGTCGGGTGA
- a CDS encoding ABC-F family ATP-binding cassette domain-containing protein — MISLQLSEISLAFGDRDILRDVTLTLDGYSRTALTGANGSGKSTLMKIICGDITPDGGRVIASRGMRIGYLPQSGLLYKGRNLIDEAETAFERHLVQIHRKEELEELLASSDESDPGLKTILEEHHAIVEELIREDYDRRFEAIERVLIGLGFSRDQFDAPCETFSGGWQMRIALAKVLLGRPHIVLLDEPTNYLDLEARGWLEQFLKDYPGGVLLVSHDRYFLDATVKEVVEVFDGNLKRYRGNYSEYEAVRKEELVSLMAAWEKQQEEIAKLEEFIARFRYNASKAKLVQSRVKQLEKINRITIPETLKKIHFSFPPPPHSGKEMLRIGGLNKGYGEHLVVKQLDLLLLRGEKVVIAGPNGAGKSTLLRILAGIDHHYEGSVEYGTDVSIGYFAQDREEFAGSTATVIEEMEASAPIPIIPQLRNLLGAFLFRGDDIYKRIEVLSGGEKSRLSLMKLLLQPHNLLILDEPTNHLDLHSKDVLLDALRQYEGTVIFVSHDRGFIERLATRVIELTAGECARNFPGDYEYYLWRKEQETADGEAAAQNIVSPPFSKQEEEIPREGKLSWEEEKRIKNMVKELRREEERLLSEIERLESKAGELKVRLERPEVYSDPISVRDVQALIEKNDRELQVLSQRWEETAETLSVYES, encoded by the coding sequence ATGATTTCTCTTCAACTCTCGGAGATATCCCTTGCCTTTGGCGATAGGGATATCCTTCGGGATGTGACTCTCACCCTCGACGGATACAGCCGTACCGCTCTTACGGGAGCGAACGGAAGCGGAAAGTCAACGCTTATGAAGATCATTTGCGGCGACATCACCCCGGACGGCGGTCGAGTTATTGCTTCAAGGGGCATGCGAATCGGCTATCTGCCGCAATCGGGGCTTCTCTATAAAGGAAGAAACCTTATCGACGAAGCGGAGACGGCCTTTGAACGTCATCTTGTTCAAATCCATCGAAAAGAAGAGCTGGAAGAACTTCTTGCCTCATCGGATGAGAGCGATCCCGGCCTGAAAACGATTTTGGAAGAGCACCACGCAATTGTCGAAGAACTTATCAGAGAAGATTACGACCGTCGTTTCGAAGCCATCGAGCGGGTCCTGATCGGTCTCGGATTTTCACGGGATCAGTTTGATGCGCCTTGCGAAACCTTTTCCGGCGGATGGCAGATGCGCATAGCCCTCGCGAAAGTACTGCTTGGGCGTCCCCATATAGTACTTCTTGACGAGCCGACAAACTATCTGGACCTTGAAGCACGGGGTTGGCTGGAGCAATTCCTGAAAGATTACCCAGGTGGAGTTCTTTTGGTCAGTCACGACCGCTACTTTCTTGACGCCACGGTCAAGGAAGTTGTGGAGGTGTTCGACGGAAATTTAAAGCGTTACCGAGGCAACTACAGCGAATACGAAGCGGTCAGAAAGGAAGAGTTGGTATCGTTGATGGCTGCCTGGGAAAAGCAGCAGGAAGAGATTGCAAAGCTGGAAGAGTTCATCGCCAGGTTTCGCTACAACGCAAGCAAGGCAAAGTTGGTCCAGAGCCGCGTCAAGCAGCTTGAGAAAATTAACCGCATAACGATCCCGGAAACCCTTAAAAAGATACATTTCTCCTTTCCCCCTCCTCCCCACTCGGGTAAGGAAATGTTACGGATCGGAGGGCTCAATAAGGGGTACGGAGAGCATCTTGTCGTTAAGCAACTCGATCTACTGCTTTTACGGGGAGAAAAGGTGGTCATCGCAGGTCCTAACGGAGCAGGAAAGAGTACCCTTTTGCGTATCCTTGCAGGGATCGACCACCATTACGAGGGCTCGGTCGAATACGGGACCGACGTAAGTATTGGTTATTTTGCCCAGGATCGCGAGGAATTTGCAGGATCGACGGCCACGGTAATAGAAGAGATGGAGGCCAGCGCGCCTATCCCCATCATTCCGCAGCTACGAAATCTATTGGGGGCCTTCCTGTTCCGGGGTGACGATATCTACAAACGAATCGAGGTTCTTAGCGGTGGAGAAAAGAGCAGGCTCTCTCTCATGAAACTCCTACTGCAACCCCATAATCTGCTCATTCTCGACGAACCTACCAACCATCTCGACCTTCATTCCAAAGATGTTCTTCTTGATGCCCTTAGGCAATATGAGGGAACGGTCATCTTCGTCTCTCACGACCGGGGATTTATCGAACGCCTTGCAACAAGGGTCATCGAACTTACAGCGGGAGAGTGTGCAAGAAATTTCCCGGGAGACTATGAATACTATCTCTGGCGTAAAGAGCAGGAAACTGCCGATGGGGAAGCTGCCGCACAAAATATTGTCTCTCCTCCCTTTTCAAAACAAGAAGAAGAGATTCCCAGAGAAGGAAAGCTGAGCTGGGAAGAGGAAAAACGCATAAAAAATATGGTAAAGGAACTGAGAAGGGAAGAAGAACGTCTTTTGTCCGAAATTGAAAGGCTTGAGTCCAAGGCTGGAGAGCTGAAGGTGCGACTGGAACGCCCCGAAGTGTATAGCGACCCGATCAGTGTACGGGATGTTCAGGCTCTTATAGAAAAAAACGACCGGGAATTGCAGGTCCTCTCACAAAGATGGGAAGAGACGGCCGAAACGCTAAGTGTATATGAGTCCTGA